A region from the Manihot esculenta cultivar AM560-2 chromosome 13, M.esculenta_v8, whole genome shotgun sequence genome encodes:
- the LOC110630474 gene encoding CRIB domain-containing protein RIC7 produces the protein MANNQNNKMKGVLKGLRYISQIFDTEKEPEMQIGLPTDVKHVAHIGFDGPAVNSPSWMTEFKAPPGISSGSNGDPNDVKWVSDDSASRKNSMVASESSSRDLPELPKSSRRHSSMGGVGDSPPKEKSDKPKQSRRSSRNANKESGEVKSTRQKNSGPQKNSGQLADGESNADAPKKSRRKKSKESTASGSISKSSRSKAQASDGDCGSESVSKSLNIDNREEDAENGFTGIS, from the exons ATGGCGAACAACCAGAACAACAAGATGAAAGGCGTTTTGAAAGGCCTAAGATACATTTCTCAAATCTTTG ATACTGAAAAAGAACCTGAAATGCAGATTGGGCTTCCTACAGATGTGAAGCATGTTGCCCATATAGGATTTGATGGTCCCGCTGTGAATTCACCAAGCTGG ATGACCGAGTTTAAAGCTCCACCTGGAATTTCATCAGGTTCTAATGGAGATCCAAACGACGTAAAATGGGTTTCTGATG ATTCTGCGAGTAGAAAAAATTCCATGGTTGCTTCAGAATCTTCATCAAGGGACTTGCCAGAACTGCCAAAATCATCTAGACGACATTCATCAATGGGAGGAGTAGGTGATTCTCCACCTAAGGAAAAATCAGATAAGCCTAAACAATCCAGACGATCTTCGAGAAATGCGAACAAGGAATCGGGCGAAGTCAAATCAACCCGGCAAAAGAATTCAGGCCCGCAAAAGAATTCAGGCCAACTGGCCGACGGCGAGTCAAATGCTGATGCACCCAAAAAAAGTAGAAGAAAGAAATCCAAAGAATCCACTGCTAGTGGCTCAATTTCCAAATCTTCCCGATCCAAAGCACAAGCTTCAGATGGGGATTGTGGATCTGAATCAGTATCCAAATCTCTTAACATTGATAACCGTGAGGAAGATGCAGAAAATGGATTTACAGGTATATCTTGA
- the LOC110629741 gene encoding piriformospora indica-insensitive protein 2, protein MATFPSSASMFASVLLLSSLMVSHQQPLLDSTEQDSVYEVLSSINSAISWRTLFPDDLCFSAPHGIVCDYFEQPNSQNLSVSSTLSQTVHVTELSFGYVSDYTPNPPCSPNSTLNPLLFTSFKFLRKLFFYKCFTETPVVVPNVSSSSFGAKLEELVFVENPALVGSLSGIIGNFTNLRRLVLTGNGVYGNIPGGIGNLVNMEEITLSRNQLTGNVPFSLSKLKKLRILDLSQNHLDGNVPESLGNLSQILKLDLSYNGFSGKIPVSLVNLQGLEFLDLSFNRFGNFGVPLFLGEMPRLREMYLSGNLLGGHIPEIWEKLGGVMGIGFSDMGLVGKIPPSMWVYLRNLCYLRLDNNKLEGNVPEELGFLEFINEINLENNNLSGRIPFSAKFTAKLGEKLKLQGNSGLCIDKVFVSGKNEGSLEKLKLCNKSYIPNPVLFKEDNSLSSLSSAQVLSSSYELTILGLCLSLLW, encoded by the coding sequence ATGGCGACGTTCCCATCTTCAGCTTCAATGTTCGCTTCCGTTCTCCTCTTGTCTTCTCTAATGGTTTCGCATCAGCAACCCCTCCTCGACTCGACGGAGCAAGACTCTGTCTACGAAGTCCTTTCCTCCATCAACTCAGCCATTTCTTGGCGTACTCTCTTCCCTGATGATCTCTGCTTTTCTGCTCCTCACGGCATTGTTTGTGACTACTTTGAACAACCCAACTCTCAAAATCTTTCCGTTTCTTCTACCCTTTCTCAAACGGTTCATGTCACTGAGCTCAGTTTTGGCTATGTCTCCGATTATACGCCAAACCCACCTTGTTCTCCGAACTCTACTCTCAACCCTTTACTCTTCACCTCGTTTAAGTTCCTTCGCAAGCTTTTTTTCTACAAGTGCTTCACTGAAACACCCGTTGTGGTGCCTAACGTTTCTTCTTCGAGTTTTGGGGCTAAACTTGAGGAACTTGTGTTTGTTGAAAATCCAGCTTTGGTTGGGTCTCTCAGTGGCATCATTGGTAATTTCACCAATTTGAGAAGGCTGGTATTGACTGGAAATGGGGTCTATGGAAATATCCCTGGTGGGATTGGTAATTTGGTTAATATGGAAGAGATTACACTCTCAAGAAACCAGTTAACTGGTAATGTTCCATTTAGTCTATCCAAGCTGAAGAAACTGAGAATTCTAGATTTGAGTCAAAACCACTTAGATGGAAATGTCCCCGAGTCTCTAGGTAATTTATCTCAGATTTTGAAGCTCGATTTGAGCTATAATGGGTTTTCTGGTAAAATTCCAGTTAGCTTGGTTAACTTGCAGGGCTTGGAGTTTTTAGACCTGAGTTTTAACCGCTTTGGTAACTTTGGAGTTCCCCTGTTCTTGGGAGAAATGCCCAGATTGAGAGAAATGTATTTGAGTGGGAATTTATTGGGAGGGCATATCCCAGAAATATGGGAGAAGCTTGGGGGTGTTATGGGAATAGGATTTTCTGACATGGGTCTGGTTGGGAAGATTCCACCTTCCATGTGGGTATACTTGAGAAACTTGTGTTATCTGAGGCTTGACAACAATAAGCTCGAAGGGAATGTGCCAGAGGAGTTGGGATTTTTGGAATTTATCAATGAGATCAACTTAGAAAACAACAATTTGAGTGGTAGAATTCCATTTTCTGCTAAATTTACAGCTAAGCTTGGTGAAAAGTTAAAGTTACAGGGTAATTCAGGGCTGTGCATTGATAAAGTTTTTGTTTCTGGTAAAAATGAGGGCAGCTTGGAGAAGTTGAAGCTGTGCAACAAATCATATATTCCCAATCCTGTCCTTTTCAAAGAGGATAATTCTCTTTCTTCCTTATCATCAGCACAGGTTTTATCTTCTTCATATGAGTTAACGATTTTGGGTCTTTGCTTGTCTTTGCTTTGGTAA